The following proteins are encoded in a genomic region of Bacillales bacterium:
- a CDS encoding gamma-glutamyltransferase family protein encodes MVATSQPLAAQAGLDILKKGGNAVDAAIATAACLTVVEPTSNGIGGDAFALVWMKGKLHGLNASGPAPRAMSIDRLKADGHEEIPETGWVPVTVPGTPAAWAALSKRFGKLPLAETLRPAIEYAENGYPVSPTLGRFWKKGYEKFSKLEGDAFSGWFETFAPNGKAPEIGEMWASPGHAATLKAIAKSDAEWFYRGEGAEKIDACARKHGGYLTSEDLADYEPDWVDPIRVNYRGYDVWEIPPNGQGLIALQALNLVKGWTFAAKDSVDTYHKQMEALKLAFADGKTYIADPRDMSVSTEALLSDAYAEERRKLITNEALEPEPGEPPKGGTVYLATADGEGNMVSLIQSNYMGFGSGIVVPGTGIALHNRGHNFSLDPASDNALRPGKRPYHTIIPGFLTKDGEAVGPFGVMGGFMQPQGHLQVIMNTIDFHLNPQAALDAPRWQWRKGKIVEVEHTFPHHIASALADRGHDIRIALEPNSFGRGQIIWRNPENGVLTGGTEPRTDGMVAAW; translated from the coding sequence ATGGTTGCCACCTCGCAGCCGCTCGCCGCTCAGGCCGGACTCGACATCTTGAAGAAAGGCGGGAACGCCGTTGATGCAGCGATTGCCACCGCCGCCTGCCTAACTGTCGTTGAACCGACATCGAACGGAATCGGCGGGGACGCCTTTGCCCTTGTATGGATGAAAGGGAAGCTGCACGGTTTGAATGCGAGCGGACCGGCGCCGCGAGCGATGTCAATCGACCGATTGAAAGCGGACGGGCATGAGGAAATTCCGGAGACTGGCTGGGTGCCGGTGACGGTGCCGGGGACGCCTGCGGCTTGGGCGGCGCTGTCGAAACGGTTTGGGAAATTGCCGCTGGCGGAAACACTGCGGCCGGCGATTGAGTACGCGGAGAATGGCTACCCGGTTTCGCCGACGCTCGGCAGGTTTTGGAAGAAAGGGTATGAGAAATTTTCAAAGCTGGAAGGCGATGCGTTTTCGGGGTGGTTTGAGACGTTTGCGCCGAACGGCAAAGCCCCTGAAATCGGAGAGATGTGGGCATCGCCGGGACATGCGGCCACGCTTAAAGCGATCGCCAAATCCGATGCGGAATGGTTTTACCGCGGCGAAGGCGCGGAAAAAATCGACGCATGTGCTCGGAAACATGGGGGCTATCTCACGTCTGAAGATCTAGCGGACTACGAGCCGGATTGGGTAGACCCGATTCGCGTAAACTATCGAGGCTACGACGTTTGGGAAATTCCGCCGAACGGGCAAGGGCTCATTGCCTTGCAGGCGCTCAATTTGGTGAAAGGGTGGACGTTTGCCGCGAAGGACTCGGTCGACACGTATCATAAACAAATGGAAGCGTTGAAACTCGCTTTTGCCGACGGGAAAACCTATATCGCCGATCCGCGGGACATGTCGGTAAGCACGGAGGCGCTGTTGTCAGATGCCTATGCTGAAGAGCGCCGCAAGTTGATTACGAATGAGGCGCTGGAACCGGAACCGGGCGAACCGCCGAAAGGCGGCACGGTTTATTTGGCAACCGCCGACGGGGAAGGAAACATGGTATCCCTTATTCAAAGCAACTATATGGGATTCGGGTCGGGAATCGTCGTCCCGGGAACGGGAATTGCGTTGCATAACCGAGGACATAATTTCTCGCTGGATCCGGCTTCCGACAATGCGCTGCGTCCCGGGAAACGGCCGTATCATACGATCATCCCCGGCTTTTTGACGAAAGACGGCGAAGCCGTCGGACCGTTCGGCGTTATGGGCGGATTCATGCAGCCGCAAGGTCACCTGCAAGTGATTATGAACACGATCGATTTCCATTTGAACCCGCAGGCGGCGCTGGACGCGCCGCGCTGGCAATGGCGGAAAGGGAAAATCGTCGAAGTCGAACATACCTTTCCGCATCATATCGCATCAGCATTGGCTGATCGCGGGCATGACATCCGAATCGCGCTTGAGCCGAACAGCTTCGGCCGCGGGCAAATCATTTGGCGCAACCCGGAAAACGGGGTGTTGACCGGAGGAACGGAGCCGAGGACCGACGGCATGGTTGCCGCTTGGTAA
- a CDS encoding ABC transporter substrate-binding protein, giving the protein MLKVVCNRSMVMLLALVIVLAGCGSQSGNNNASGKSDNTNGSKAGQAATKKENRDTLVIGLDDDPPQLDPHKSTAAVDRQVFQSLYNTLVDLDENLEFVPELAKSWEITNGGKTYVFNLQEGVKFHDGTPFNAEAVKFNFERMLDPKLGSPRKSEINLVEAVKVVDEYKIEIDLKQPYSPFLAVLSDRAGMMVSPTAVKEKGKDFSNAPVGTGPYKFVERVQQDHVKLTRFDGYWREKPAIKNVVYKPFPDGNTRVTNIISGNLDMLNRIPTNKLEKLKSSPNIKVSEKAGLGFQGLMLNMNKAPFDNKKVRKAVNIALDREAIAKVVFAGGVTPAVSPFPPSSWANPEALEIPKADPAKAKQLLQEAGVSNVNFTLKITPKPLEKKIGQMIQSMLGAAGIQVKIEMVEFGTMLEQMRNGDYQALRIGWSGRADPDGNSYVWFSTNGSLNEMGYSNENVDQWLSEARTTSDQEKRAELYGKVSQALWEDVPYVFLYHPKNFITMKKYVEGFHHVPDGMIRTETISFK; this is encoded by the coding sequence ATGTTGAAAGTCGTTTGTAATCGTTCGATGGTGATGTTGCTTGCGCTCGTGATTGTATTAGCTGGTTGTGGTTCGCAATCTGGGAACAACAATGCTTCCGGAAAGTCAGACAACACAAATGGTTCAAAAGCTGGTCAGGCAGCGACGAAAAAAGAAAATCGTGACACGCTTGTTATTGGATTGGACGATGATCCGCCGCAGCTTGATCCGCATAAATCGACGGCAGCTGTCGATCGCCAAGTGTTTCAAAGTTTATACAACACACTTGTCGACCTTGATGAAAACTTGGAGTTCGTGCCGGAACTCGCAAAAAGTTGGGAAATCACGAATGGAGGGAAAACGTATGTTTTCAACCTTCAGGAAGGTGTAAAATTCCATGACGGAACACCGTTCAACGCCGAAGCGGTCAAATTCAACTTTGAACGCATGCTGGATCCGAAACTCGGTTCGCCCCGGAAATCGGAAATCAATCTTGTCGAGGCTGTCAAAGTTGTCGATGAATACAAAATAGAAATTGATTTGAAACAGCCGTATTCACCATTTTTGGCAGTGTTGTCCGACCGTGCCGGTATGATGGTATCGCCGACAGCGGTGAAAGAAAAAGGCAAAGATTTCTCGAACGCACCAGTAGGTACAGGTCCCTATAAGTTTGTCGAACGCGTGCAACAAGACCATGTGAAACTGACGCGTTTCGACGGTTACTGGCGCGAGAAACCGGCGATCAAAAACGTCGTCTACAAACCGTTTCCAGACGGAAATACACGGGTAACCAACATCATTTCCGGAAACTTGGACATGCTCAACCGGATTCCAACGAATAAGCTGGAAAAGTTAAAGAGCAGTCCGAACATTAAAGTCTCGGAAAAAGCGGGCCTCGGATTTCAAGGGCTCATGCTCAATATGAACAAAGCGCCGTTCGATAACAAAAAAGTACGTAAAGCGGTTAATATTGCTCTTGATCGCGAAGCCATTGCCAAAGTCGTCTTCGCTGGAGGCGTGACCCCGGCGGTAAGCCCGTTCCCGCCTTCGAGTTGGGCAAATCCGGAAGCGCTCGAAATTCCGAAAGCTGATCCGGCGAAAGCGAAGCAGCTGCTTCAGGAAGCAGGCGTCAGCAACGTGAACTTTACGTTGAAAATTACGCCGAAACCGCTGGAGAAAAAGATTGGTCAGATGATCCAATCGATGCTGGGAGCCGCTGGCATTCAAGTGAAAATCGAGATGGTCGAATTCGGAACAATGCTTGAGCAAATGCGCAACGGAGATTACCAGGCGCTCAGAATCGGGTGGAGCGGCCGTGCGGATCCGGACGGCAACTCGTATGTATGGTTCTCAACCAACGGCTCATTGAATGAGATGGGATATTCCAATGAAAACGTTGACCAATGGCTGAGTGAAGCGAGAACGACTTCCGACCAAGAAAAACGCGCTGAATTGTATGGGAAAGTTTCGCAAGCCCTATGGGAAGATGTACCTTACGTATTCTTGTATCATCCAAAGAACTTCATCACAATGAAAAAGTATGTTGAAGGATTTCATCACGTGCCGGACGGCATGATCCGGACGGAGACGATTTCGTTTAAATAA
- the nikB gene encoding nickel ABC transporter permease: MTFFLLRRFGLMLIVLFLVSIIVFSLISLLPGDPALIMLGQEATPEALAALREQMGLNDPIYIQYLHWATGVLQGDLGHSIQDHTPVLEILLNKIPVTLELTIISFIIAILIALPIGILSAVRKGTLLDYSGTFFALSGVSLPSFWLGILLIYAFAVQLDWFAPSGYVPFSEDVWRNLLLMLLPAVTLGSRLAAELMRMIRSSLLEVLESDFIRTGYAKGLLERSVVFGHALKNALIPVITVSGLQLTTFFGGAVIVETIFAVPGLGRLIYDSILSRDYPVVQGVVLFMAFAVVVTNFLIDIVYSIIDPRIKLSGGSK; the protein is encoded by the coding sequence ATGACCTTCTTTTTGCTTCGCCGGTTTGGTCTGATGCTAATCGTGCTGTTTCTCGTCAGCATCATCGTGTTTTCGCTCATTAGTCTGCTGCCCGGTGATCCTGCGCTGATTATGCTCGGTCAAGAAGCGACACCAGAAGCATTGGCCGCATTGCGTGAACAAATGGGGCTGAATGATCCGATTTACATTCAATATCTCCATTGGGCGACCGGAGTGCTGCAAGGCGACCTCGGTCATTCAATTCAAGACCACACACCGGTACTTGAAATTTTGTTGAACAAGATCCCTGTCACTCTCGAACTCACGATTATTTCATTTATCATTGCCATTCTCATCGCTTTGCCGATCGGCATTTTGAGTGCGGTCCGAAAAGGAACCCTTCTTGATTATTCCGGTACCTTCTTTGCACTCTCCGGTGTATCGCTGCCTTCTTTTTGGCTCGGCATTTTATTGATTTACGCGTTTGCCGTCCAACTAGACTGGTTTGCCCCGTCCGGATACGTGCCGTTCAGCGAAGACGTTTGGAGAAACCTGCTTCTCATGCTTCTTCCTGCAGTGACGCTCGGATCACGGTTGGCCGCAGAATTGATGCGAATGATTCGTTCCAGTCTGCTTGAGGTGCTTGAATCTGATTTTATACGAACCGGTTACGCGAAAGGATTGCTCGAACGCTCGGTGGTTTTTGGACACGCCTTGAAAAACGCTCTTATTCCGGTCATCACTGTTAGCGGACTACAGCTGACGACATTTTTCGGCGGTGCGGTGATTGTCGAAACGATTTTTGCCGTTCCCGGCCTCGGACGCCTTATATATGACTCGATCTTATCGAGAGACTATCCGGTCGTTCAAGGCGTCGTGCTGTTCATGGCTTTTGCCGTTGTCGTGACGAATTTCCTAATCGATATCGTCTATTCAATCATCGATCCGCGTATTAAGTTGAGCGGGGGGAGTAAATGA
- a CDS encoding ABC transporter permease: MENAKPVAGPAPVVKKNPKIRRLREMWQRLWLNKLAVAGGFFMLLLIIMALFAGVLSPYDPTLQNYSVVLQPPSAEHWFGTDGLGRDILTRVMHGAQVSLKAGLISVGIALAIGLPIGLFSGYYRGLWDELLIMRFTDAMLAFPPLVLALTLAAVLGAGLENAMIAIGLVFTPNYIRLMRGEVLAKRESEYVAAAKSSGIKDWRIMMFHIFPNAFGPILVQATLNVAGAILAEASLSFLGLGTQPPTPSWGAMLADGQGYLQQAPWIVIFPGLFIFLAVMSINLFGDGIRDMLDPKTK; the protein is encoded by the coding sequence ATGGAGAATGCGAAACCAGTGGCGGGGCCAGCGCCCGTCGTGAAAAAAAATCCAAAGATCCGCCGGCTGCGCGAAATGTGGCAGCGGCTTTGGCTCAATAAATTAGCTGTCGCCGGCGGCTTTTTCATGCTGCTGTTAATCATCATGGCACTCTTTGCCGGCGTATTGTCGCCGTATGATCCGACATTGCAAAACTATTCGGTTGTTTTGCAGCCGCCGAGTGCCGAGCATTGGTTCGGTACCGACGGCTTAGGCCGCGACATTCTTACCCGCGTCATGCACGGTGCGCAAGTTTCCTTGAAAGCCGGCCTCATTTCCGTCGGCATTGCGCTCGCCATCGGGCTGCCGATCGGCTTGTTTTCCGGCTATTACCGCGGCTTGTGGGACGAGCTGCTCATCATGCGATTCACCGACGCGATGCTCGCTTTCCCGCCGCTTGTCCTCGCCTTGACGCTCGCCGCCGTGCTCGGTGCCGGCTTGGAAAACGCAATGATTGCGATCGGCCTCGTCTTCACACCGAACTACATTCGCTTGATGAGAGGCGAGGTGCTCGCCAAACGCGAAAGCGAATACGTCGCCGCCGCCAAGTCTTCCGGCATTAAAGATTGGCGCATCATGATGTTTCACATCTTTCCGAACGCATTCGGACCAATACTCGTTCAAGCGACGTTGAACGTCGCCGGGGCGATTCTCGCCGAAGCTTCGCTAAGCTTCCTCGGTCTCGGCACACAGCCGCCGACCCCGAGCTGGGGCGCGATGCTTGCCGACGGTCAAGGCTATTTGCAACAAGCACCGTGGATCGTCATCTTCCCGGGGTTGTTCATTTTCCTCGCCGTCATGTCGATCAATTTATTCGGTGACGGGATCCGGGACATGCTCGATCCGAAAACGAAATAA
- a CDS encoding DUF1028 domain-containing protein: protein MNGLTLNTFSITAKCRHTGMFGVAVSTARPAVGGLVPYAKAGVGAIATQALVNPFVGIDGMRHLSAGLSAAEVKERLLGEDDPEHVERRQFAIVDAAGRTAGYTGGDTVPWAGHKAGDGFVVAGNMLVGAETIEAMAESFAGSGERPLAERLLDALACGQRAGGDKRGKQSAALYVVHEEEYPLVDIRVDEHAAPVDELKRVYEVCQTDLFPYMAKAPRRAKRKAGGDAG from the coding sequence ATGAACGGACTAACGCTCAATACTTTTTCGATAACGGCGAAATGCCGCCATACCGGCATGTTCGGCGTCGCGGTCAGCACCGCCCGGCCGGCCGTCGGCGGGTTGGTGCCTTACGCGAAAGCGGGGGTCGGTGCAATTGCAACGCAAGCGCTCGTCAATCCGTTCGTCGGCATTGACGGCATGCGTCATTTATCCGCCGGCCTTTCGGCCGCGGAAGTGAAGGAAAGGCTGCTTGGCGAAGACGACCCGGAGCATGTGGAGCGGCGCCAATTCGCGATCGTCGACGCCGCCGGCCGAACGGCCGGCTACACCGGCGGCGACACGGTGCCGTGGGCCGGGCATAAGGCCGGCGACGGCTTTGTCGTCGCCGGGAACATGCTCGTCGGCGCGGAGACGATCGAGGCGATGGCCGAGAGCTTCGCGGGCAGCGGCGAGCGGCCGCTCGCCGAGCGGCTGCTGGATGCGCTGGCCTGCGGCCAGCGTGCGGGGGGAGACAAGCGAGGGAAGCAGTCGGCAGCGCTGTATGTCGTGCACGAGGAAGAATATCCGCTCGTGGATATTCGGGTGGATGAGCACGCGGCTCCGGTCGATGAGCTGAAGCGCGTGTATGAAGTGTGTCAGACTGACTTGTTTCCGTATATGGCGAAAGCGCCGCGAAGAGCGAAGCGAAAGGCAGGGGGTGATGCCGGATGA
- a CDS encoding ABC transporter ATP-binding protein, with amino-acid sequence MNENQLEVKALNVRFRDRKRSVSILQDVSFSVKKGETLCIVGESGCGKSITSLAVMGLLPKNGEVASGEILFEGENLVGKRMKEMSRIRGNDISIIFQEPMTSLNPVHTVGRQIAEVVQLHQKKGKREAMRQAIEMLKLVGIPSPEKRVRDYPHQLSGGMRQRVMIAMALACNPKLLIADEPTTALDVTIQAQILELMNDLKDRLGMSIIMITHDLGVVSEMADRVLVMYAGKVVEYSEVDKLFDYPRHPYTQGLIEAIPKLDEEQEALAIIEGTVPTPENMPAGCRFATRCPFAKNICHSEAPGLYGESDHLVSCWMYTERWEKEGNENDRGETKAAGKNA; translated from the coding sequence ATGAACGAGAATCAACTGGAAGTGAAAGCGTTGAACGTTCGGTTCCGGGATCGGAAACGCTCAGTGTCGATTTTGCAGGACGTTTCGTTTTCGGTGAAAAAAGGCGAAACGCTATGCATCGTAGGCGAATCTGGATGCGGGAAAAGCATTACGTCGCTTGCGGTCATGGGATTGCTTCCGAAAAATGGGGAAGTGGCGTCTGGGGAGATTTTATTTGAAGGGGAAAATCTCGTTGGCAAGCGTATGAAGGAAATGAGCCGCATTCGCGGCAATGACATTTCGATTATCTTTCAAGAGCCGATGACGTCGTTGAATCCGGTGCATACGGTCGGCCGCCAAATCGCCGAAGTTGTTCAGCTTCATCAGAAAAAAGGGAAGCGGGAAGCGATGCGGCAAGCGATCGAAATGTTGAAGCTTGTCGGGATTCCTTCACCGGAGAAGCGCGTACGCGATTATCCGCACCAGTTGAGCGGGGGGATGCGCCAGCGGGTGATGATTGCGATGGCGCTGGCCTGCAATCCGAAGCTGTTGATCGCAGATGAACCGACAACGGCGCTCGACGTGACGATTCAAGCACAAATCCTTGAGCTCATGAACGACTTGAAAGACCGGCTTGGGATGTCAATTATCATGATAACGCATGATCTCGGTGTCGTTTCTGAAATGGCAGACCGCGTGCTTGTCATGTACGCGGGGAAAGTCGTTGAATACAGCGAAGTGGATAAACTGTTTGACTATCCGCGGCATCCATACACGCAAGGGCTGATCGAAGCCATTCCGAAGCTCGATGAAGAGCAAGAAGCGCTTGCAATTATCGAAGGAACCGTACCGACGCCGGAAAATATGCCGGCCGGCTGCAGGTTCGCGACGCGCTGTCCGTTTGCCAAGAATATTTGCCACAGTGAAGCACCGGGATTATACGGAGAGTCCGATCACCTTGTCAGTTGTTGGATGTACACCGAACGTTGGGAAAAGGAGGGAAACGAAAATGATCGAGGTGAAACAAAAGCCGCGGGAAAAAATGCTTGA
- a CDS encoding dipeptide ABC transporter ATP-binding protein: MIEVKQKPREKMLEVHGLKKYFTSGGGMLQSKQKAIKAVDDLSFFIYTGETLGVVGESGCGKSTMGRTLLRLQEPTSGETIFDGQNINRLGKKKMRSLRKEMQMIFQDPYGSLNPRMTVGAMLGEIIHTHQIVPKKDTVPYIHRLLEDVGLRAEHYWRYPHEFSGGQRQRISIARALAVKPKLIVCDEAVSALDVSVQAQVLNLLQRLKRDYQLTYLFISHDLSVVKHISDRVAVMYLGQIVELADKNDLYKQPQHPYTQALLSAIPSVGTDQKRERIILKGDVPSPLNVPSGCRFHTRCPLAVEKCKTDVPAFREVAEGHFTACHLA, from the coding sequence ATGATCGAGGTGAAACAAAAGCCGCGGGAAAAAATGCTTGAAGTTCACGGGTTGAAAAAATATTTCACGAGCGGCGGCGGAATGCTGCAATCGAAACAAAAAGCCATAAAAGCCGTTGACGACCTGTCTTTCTTCATTTATACAGGGGAGACACTCGGTGTCGTTGGTGAATCCGGCTGCGGGAAATCGACGATGGGCCGCACGCTTCTGCGCTTGCAAGAGCCGACGTCAGGCGAGACGATCTTCGACGGACAAAACATCAACCGGCTCGGCAAGAAGAAAATGCGTTCGCTGCGCAAGGAAATGCAAATGATTTTTCAAGATCCTTACGGCTCATTGAACCCGCGAATGACGGTCGGGGCGATGCTTGGCGAAATCATTCATACCCATCAAATTGTCCCGAAAAAAGACACTGTGCCTTACATCCACCGGTTGCTCGAAGACGTGGGCTTGCGGGCCGAACATTATTGGCGCTATCCACATGAATTCAGCGGCGGTCAACGGCAAAGAATCAGCATTGCACGTGCGCTCGCCGTGAAACCGAAACTGATTGTCTGCGATGAGGCGGTTTCCGCACTCGACGTATCCGTTCAGGCACAGGTGCTTAATTTGCTGCAACGGTTGAAACGTGACTATCAGTTGACGTACTTGTTCATTTCCCATGACTTGTCGGTTGTCAAGCATATCAGCGACCGCGTTGCCGTCATGTACCTTGGTCAGATCGTGGAATTGGCCGATAAAAATGATTTGTACAAGCAACCGCAGCATCCATATACGCAAGCCCTTCTTTCGGCGATCCCGAGCGTCGGAACCGATCAGAAAAGAGAAAGGATTATTTTAAAAGGGGACGTCCCGAGTCCGTTGAACGTGCCGAGCGGCTGTCGTTTTCATACGCGCTGCCCATTGGCGGTTGAGAAGTGCAAGACGGACGTTCCAGCATTCAGAGAAGTCGCGGAGGGTCATTTTACGGCGTGCCACCTCGCGTAA
- a CDS encoding chromate transporter, with protein MKQQRQLFFAFFRVGIFGYGGGPASIPLVHKEVVENYKWLDDRDFNDLLALANTLPGPIATKMAGYIGHRVAGVTGMINAVLATILPSIFIMVVLLSSLAAVKDKPWVQGMTDAVMPVVGVMLAVLTWSFFRRSKEGLGLWKSLMFVAGSFVLIKVLPSPAILILALLLIGLLKPVRKDNADAVGAEREESV; from the coding sequence TTGAAGCAGCAAAGGCAATTGTTTTTCGCATTTTTTCGCGTCGGCATTTTCGGTTATGGAGGCGGGCCGGCATCGATACCGCTTGTCCATAAAGAAGTCGTCGAAAATTATAAATGGCTCGATGACCGGGATTTCAACGACTTGTTGGCGCTTGCCAATACGCTTCCCGGGCCGATTGCCACAAAAATGGCCGGCTATATCGGCCACCGCGTCGCAGGTGTTACAGGAATGATCAATGCGGTGCTGGCCACGATCTTGCCATCGATCTTCATCATGGTAGTTTTGTTATCATCGCTCGCAGCCGTGAAAGACAAACCCTGGGTGCAAGGCATGACAGATGCCGTCATGCCGGTCGTCGGCGTCATGCTCGCCGTGCTCACCTGGAGTTTTTTTCGCAGATCGAAAGAAGGGCTTGGTTTATGGAAGAGTTTAATGTTCGTCGCAGGCAGCTTCGTGTTGATCAAAGTCCTTCCGAGCCCGGCCATCTTGATTTTAGCCTTGCTGCTGATCGGCTTGCTTAAGCCGGTACGCAAGGACAATGCCGATGCCGTTGGCGCGGAAAGGGAGGAGTCGGTATGA
- a CDS encoding chromate transporter, whose translation MIYWKIFVAFFIPGVLGYGGGPASIPLVEDQVIDHYGWMDAEKFAEVLAIGNALPGPIATKLAGYIGYQQGGILGAVVGVFATVAPSLILMIFLLGMLYRFKDSPKVKQMTNFIRPAIAVLLGVIAFQFFVESYHGAGWLQTLILTAASFFFLEKLKVHPAIVIAGALGYGAIFLAA comes from the coding sequence ATGATTTATTGGAAAATCTTCGTCGCCTTCTTCATTCCCGGCGTTCTCGGCTACGGAGGCGGTCCTGCTTCGATTCCGCTCGTCGAGGACCAAGTCATCGACCATTACGGCTGGATGGACGCCGAGAAGTTTGCCGAGGTACTGGCCATCGGCAACGCTTTACCCGGTCCGATTGCCACGAAGCTTGCCGGCTACATCGGCTATCAACAAGGCGGCATCCTCGGTGCGGTCGTCGGTGTCTTCGCCACCGTCGCACCGTCGCTCATTCTAATGATCTTTTTGCTGGGGATGCTGTACCGTTTCAAAGACTCGCCGAAGGTGAAACAAATGACAAATTTCATCCGACCGGCGATTGCGGTCTTGCTCGGTGTCATTGCCTTCCAATTTTTCGTGGAATCGTACCACGGCGCTGGTTGGCTGCAAACGCTCATCCTCACGGCTGCGAGCTTTTTCTTTCTTGAGAAGCTGAAAGTCCACCCGGCGATCGTGATCGCCGGCGCGCTAGGCTACGGCGCGATCTTCTTGGCGGCTTAA